A stretch of Lysobacter sp. K5869 DNA encodes these proteins:
- a CDS encoding DUF4291 domain-containing protein yields MGAGHAAAAQTASGLPYRQIRAVYDDATIRVYQAFNDQIADAALAAGRFVEPFSRSRMTWIKPSFRWMMYRAGWGYKDDNQRRILAIDIRREGFEWALANSCPSHPDPAMTPEQWQRHRDATPVRIQWDPERNLNFHPLDHRSIQIGLGRPAVLRYVEQWTQRIEDITPLAHRLHDLVQARQLDEAAALLPAERPYAPQVEV; encoded by the coding sequence ATGGGTGCGGGCCACGCCGCCGCGGCGCAGACCGCCAGCGGCCTTCCCTATCGCCAGATCCGCGCCGTCTACGACGACGCCACGATCCGCGTCTACCAAGCCTTCAACGACCAGATCGCCGACGCCGCGCTCGCCGCCGGCCGCTTCGTCGAGCCGTTCTCGCGTTCGCGCATGACCTGGATCAAGCCCTCTTTCCGCTGGATGATGTACCGCGCCGGCTGGGGCTACAAAGACGACAACCAGCGCCGCATCCTCGCCATCGACATCCGTCGCGAAGGCTTCGAGTGGGCGCTGGCGAACAGCTGTCCCTCGCACCCGGACCCGGCGATGACGCCGGAGCAGTGGCAGCGCCACCGCGACGCGACGCCGGTGCGGATCCAGTGGGATCCCGAGCGCAATCTGAACTTCCATCCGCTCGATCACCGCTCGATCCAGATCGGCCTGGGCCGGCCGGCGGTGCTGCGCTATGTCGAGCAATGGACGCAGCGCATCGAGGACATCACGCCGCTGGCGCATCGCCTGCACGACTTGGTGCAGGCGCGGCAGCTCGACGAAGCCGCCGCGCTGTTGCCGGCGGAGCGGCCGTACGCGCCGCAGGTCGAGGTCTGA
- a CDS encoding cytochrome c oxidase assembly factor Coa1 family protein — protein MNDRPNPGWFGRNWKWFVPTGCLTVLLLGALVLFGLIGLGIKGMSGLMSGSEPVRHAMQLAKDNPEVTAALGQPLETGMGFQGSLRTDNDRGSADLSLPLKGPKGSGRLYVKGEREADRWTYRLIEVAIDGSERRIDLLGADKSAAPAQAAPPEAAPEPEEDDPDAPAEESAAA, from the coding sequence ATGAACGATCGCCCCAATCCCGGCTGGTTCGGCCGCAATTGGAAATGGTTCGTGCCCACCGGCTGCCTCACCGTGCTGCTGCTCGGCGCGCTGGTGCTGTTCGGCCTGATCGGGCTCGGCATCAAGGGCATGTCCGGCTTGATGAGCGGCAGCGAGCCGGTCCGCCACGCCATGCAGCTGGCCAAGGACAATCCCGAAGTGACCGCCGCGCTCGGCCAGCCGCTGGAAACCGGTATGGGCTTCCAGGGCTCGTTGCGCACCGACAACGACCGCGGCTCGGCCGACCTGTCGCTGCCGCTCAAGGGCCCCAAGGGCAGCGGCCGGCTGTACGTGAAGGGCGAGCGCGAAGCGGATCGCTGGACCTACCGCCTGATCGAAGTCGCCATCGACGGCAGCGAGCGGCGCATCGATCTGCTCGGCGCGGACAAATCGGCCGCGCCCGCGCAAGCCGCGCCGCCCGAAGCGGCGCCGGAACCGGAAGAAGACGATCCCGACGCGCCGGCCGAGGAATCGGCGGCGGCGTGA
- a CDS encoding aspartate/glutamate racemase family protein has protein sequence MSEPHLRTLGLLGGMSWESTLPYYRLINQTVRERLGGLHSARLLLYSVDFAEVERLQHAGDWDAAGALLGRAARSLRDGGAQLLVICTNTMHKVADAVEQTAQLPLLHIADPTGAAIRAAGLSRIGLLGTRFTMEQDFYRQRLAQRHGLEVLVPDEAEREAVHRIIYDELCLGVIREESRQVYRDIIAGLVARGAQGAILGCTEIGLLIGEGDVEVPLFDTAALHARAAALASIGAG, from the coding sequence ATGAGCGAACCCCACCTGCGCACTCTCGGCCTGCTCGGCGGCATGAGCTGGGAATCGACCCTGCCGTACTACCGCCTGATCAACCAGACCGTGCGCGAACGCCTCGGCGGCCTGCATTCGGCGCGCTTGCTGCTGTACAGCGTCGACTTCGCCGAAGTCGAGCGTCTGCAGCACGCCGGCGATTGGGACGCGGCCGGCGCGCTGCTCGGCCGCGCCGCGCGCTCGCTGCGCGACGGCGGCGCGCAGTTGCTGGTGATCTGTACCAACACCATGCACAAGGTCGCCGACGCGGTGGAGCAAACGGCGCAACTGCCGCTGCTGCACATCGCCGATCCCACCGGCGCGGCGATCCGCGCCGCCGGGCTGAGCCGCATCGGCCTGCTCGGCACGCGCTTCACCATGGAGCAGGACTTCTATCGCCAACGGCTGGCGCAGCGGCACGGGCTGGAGGTGCTGGTGCCCGACGAGGCCGAACGCGAAGCCGTGCACCGGATCATCTACGACGAGCTGTGCCTGGGCGTCATCCGCGAAGAATCGCGGCAGGTGTATCGCGACATCATCGCCGGCCTGGTCGCGCGCGGCGCGCAGGGCGCGATCCTGGGCTGCACCGAAATCGGCCTGCTGATCGGCGAGGGCGATGTCGAAGTGCCGCTGTTCGACACCGCCGCGCTGCACGCGCGCGCCGCGGCGCTGGCCTCGATCGGCGCCGGCTGA
- the phhA gene encoding phenylalanine 4-monooxygenase: protein MNTPPQRVEHQLTDKGYVPVYTTAVVEQPWSSYSADDHGVWAQLFERQQKVLVGRASDEFLVAQRAMHMTPDRIPKFDDLNRTLRAHTGWELIGVEGLLPELTFFDHLANRRFPVTWWIRKPEQIDYLSEPDLFHDLFGHVPLLMNPVFADYMQAYGLGGVKAHGIDPDALVHLTRLYWYTVEFGLIKQADGLRIYGSGIVSSKSESIYSLESPAPNRIGFDLERVMRTRYRIDTFQKTYFVIDSFEQLMRATEPDFTPIYERLAQHDSVPAGDVLTADTVFTRGTGEGWLTDGDV, encoded by the coding sequence ATGAACACCCCCCCGCAACGCGTCGAACATCAGCTCACCGACAAGGGCTACGTGCCGGTCTACACGACCGCCGTGGTCGAACAGCCGTGGAGCTCGTATTCGGCCGACGACCACGGGGTGTGGGCGCAGCTGTTCGAGCGCCAGCAGAAGGTGTTGGTGGGCCGCGCCAGCGACGAGTTCCTGGTCGCCCAGCGCGCCATGCACATGACGCCCGACCGCATCCCCAAGTTCGACGACCTCAACCGCACCCTGCGCGCGCACACCGGTTGGGAGCTGATCGGCGTGGAAGGCCTGCTGCCGGAGCTGACCTTCTTCGATCATCTGGCCAACCGCCGCTTCCCGGTGACGTGGTGGATCCGCAAGCCCGAGCAGATCGATTACCTGTCCGAGCCGGATCTGTTCCACGACTTGTTCGGCCACGTGCCGCTGCTGATGAACCCGGTGTTCGCCGACTACATGCAGGCGTACGGCCTGGGCGGGGTGAAAGCGCACGGCATCGACCCCGACGCGCTGGTGCACCTGACCCGGCTGTACTGGTACACGGTGGAATTCGGCCTGATCAAGCAGGCCGACGGCTTGCGCATCTACGGCAGCGGCATCGTTTCGTCCAAGAGCGAATCGATCTACAGCCTGGAATCGCCCGCGCCCAACCGCATCGGCTTCGATCTGGAGCGGGTCATGCGCACGCGCTACCGCATCGACACGTTCCAGAAGACCTACTTCGTCATCGACAGCTTCGAGCAGCTGATGCGCGCGACCGAGCCGGACTTCACCCCGATCTACGAGCGTTTGGCGCAGCACGACTCGGTCCCGGCCGGCGACGTGCTGACGGCCGACACGGTGTTCACCCGCGGCACCGGCGAAGGCTGGCTGACCGACGGCGACGTCTGA
- a CDS encoding FAD/NAD(P)-binding protein, with protein sequence MRITIIGAGFSGSALAGELARSAGPGVELCLVGQPESYGRGVAYGEARPEHLLNVRASDLGATPDAPGGFADWLNLTDRARGSYLPRLLFGEYLHAQLQAAVAGSTAGFSQIRHEAIAVERASAGFRVHLADGSDFLSDKVVLAVGALPPQPLAGVGPRLAVHPSYIGWPWQDGAIDAIAADARLLIVGTGLTMADTVATLHKRGHRGPILALSRHGLLPRAHDEAAPAPVALPPAVLHALDSHAPRELLRALRTLAPVVADWRSLVDALRPYLQGFWAGMPAAQRGSFLRHLRSYWEALRHRIAPQLADELQALQDSGQLQIRAGRLLRARRGDDAVEALIRERGGQRLHTERFDALIRATGLDTDVERTTHPLIAHLRESGLVAADPLGLGLRTSARFEALDRKGEAVRGLYAIGPLLRAQWWEITAVPELRVAARDLAGRLLATAAVARQSPALATA encoded by the coding sequence ATGCGCATCACCATCATCGGCGCGGGTTTCAGCGGCAGCGCGTTGGCCGGCGAACTGGCGCGCAGCGCCGGTCCCGGCGTGGAGTTGTGTCTGGTCGGACAACCCGAAAGCTACGGCCGCGGTGTGGCCTACGGCGAAGCGCGGCCGGAGCATCTGCTCAACGTGCGCGCCAGCGATCTGGGCGCCACGCCCGACGCGCCGGGCGGTTTCGCCGACTGGCTCAACCTCACCGACCGCGCGCGCGGCAGCTATCTGCCGCGGCTGTTGTTCGGCGAATACCTGCATGCGCAGTTGCAGGCGGCGGTGGCCGGCAGCACCGCCGGCTTCAGCCAGATCCGCCACGAAGCCATCGCGGTGGAGCGCGCGTCGGCGGGCTTTCGCGTGCATCTGGCCGATGGCAGCGATTTCCTCAGCGACAAGGTGGTGCTCGCGGTCGGCGCGTTGCCGCCGCAACCGCTGGCGGGCGTGGGGCCGCGCTTGGCGGTGCATCCGAGCTACATCGGCTGGCCGTGGCAGGACGGCGCCATCGACGCGATCGCGGCGGATGCGCGGCTGTTGATCGTCGGCACCGGCCTGACCATGGCCGACACCGTGGCGACGCTGCACAAGCGCGGCCATCGCGGCCCGATCCTTGCGCTGTCGCGCCACGGCCTGCTGCCGCGCGCGCACGACGAAGCCGCGCCGGCGCCGGTGGCGCTGCCGCCCGCGGTGCTGCACGCGCTCGACAGCCACGCGCCGCGCGAACTGCTGCGCGCGCTGCGCACGCTGGCGCCGGTGGTGGCCGATTGGCGCAGTCTGGTCGATGCGCTGCGGCCGTACCTGCAAGGCTTCTGGGCCGGCATGCCGGCGGCGCAGCGCGGCAGCTTCCTGCGCCATCTGCGTTCGTATTGGGAAGCGCTGCGCCATCGCATCGCGCCGCAATTGGCCGACGAACTGCAGGCCTTGCAGGACTCCGGCCAGTTGCAGATCCGCGCCGGCCGGCTGCTGCGCGCGCGCCGCGGCGACGACGCGGTGGAGGCGCTGATCCGCGAACGCGGCGGCCAGCGGCTGCACACCGAACGCTTCGATGCGCTGATCCGCGCGACCGGCTTGGACACCGATGTGGAGCGCACCACGCATCCGTTGATCGCGCATTTGCGCGAATCGGGGCTGGTCGCGGCCGATCCGCTCGGCCTGGGGCTGCGCACCTCGGCGCGGTTCGAAGCGCTCGACCGCAAGGGCGAGGCGGTGCGCGGGCTGTACGCGATCGGGCCGCTGCTGCGCGCGCAGTGGTGGGAGATCACCGCGGTGCCGGAGTTGCGCGTGGCGGCGCGGGATTTGGCCGGGCGGTTGTTGGCGACGGCGGCGGTGGCGCGCCAGAGTCCCGCCTTGGCGACGGCGTAG
- a CDS encoding alpha/beta hydrolase, producing MNLTIPRIAALTAALSAAAAVHAAEPAPAAKGADMTCFVGAYRLDDGGSVTLGRIDDPAALRWRLLDGRTGKLVRKDGALVSTGGWGDRADGVKVELGQCGEPIVFEGHRGERIKFDIVDTAFEGAGVKLRGRLVLPAGRDKVPVVVMVHGSENYSGVDLYYQQHLFPTEGVGVFVYDKRGTGGSTGKYTQNFHELSDDAAAALREAQRLGGERVSKIGYLGGSQGGWIAPLAASKTPQAQFVEVGFGLADGVLAEDRDQVVLDLRAAGFGDKATLRKARELTDATGLIASSNGARGWTELDAVRKKYEKDTWWKSVKGEYSGLVATHTRDEVMAEFKKYDYEVSWDYDPMPVLRTLKTPQLWVLGGDDIEAPSEETQKRLTALGRAGRPITTVVFPQADHGILEFEKDAKGERTHTRTADGYLRMLLDWIKRGQLDGWPYGTAKQLAGPK from the coding sequence ATGAACCTGACCATTCCCCGCATCGCCGCACTGACCGCCGCGCTGTCCGCGGCCGCCGCCGTCCACGCCGCCGAGCCCGCGCCGGCGGCCAAGGGCGCGGACATGACGTGCTTCGTCGGCGCGTACCGTCTCGACGACGGCGGCTCGGTCACGCTGGGCCGCATCGACGATCCCGCCGCGCTGCGCTGGCGCCTGCTCGACGGCCGCACCGGCAAGCTGGTGCGCAAGGACGGCGCGCTGGTCAGCACCGGCGGCTGGGGCGATCGCGCCGACGGCGTGAAAGTCGAATTGGGCCAGTGCGGCGAACCGATCGTGTTCGAAGGCCATCGCGGCGAACGGATCAAGTTCGACATCGTCGACACCGCCTTCGAAGGCGCCGGCGTGAAGCTGCGCGGCCGCCTGGTGTTGCCGGCCGGCCGCGACAAGGTGCCGGTGGTGGTGATGGTGCACGGCTCGGAGAACTACTCCGGCGTCGACCTGTATTACCAGCAGCATCTGTTCCCGACCGAGGGCGTGGGCGTGTTCGTCTACGACAAGCGCGGCACCGGCGGTTCCACGGGCAAGTACACGCAGAACTTCCACGAACTCTCCGACGACGCTGCGGCGGCGTTGCGCGAGGCGCAGCGCCTGGGCGGCGAGCGCGTGAGCAAGATCGGTTACCTCGGCGGCAGCCAGGGCGGCTGGATCGCGCCGCTGGCGGCGAGCAAGACGCCGCAAGCCCAATTCGTCGAAGTCGGTTTCGGCTTGGCCGACGGCGTGCTGGCCGAGGATCGCGATCAGGTCGTGCTGGACCTGCGCGCGGCCGGTTTCGGCGATAAGGCGACGCTGCGCAAGGCGCGCGAACTCACCGACGCCACCGGCCTGATCGCGTCGAGCAACGGCGCGCGCGGCTGGACCGAGTTGGACGCGGTGCGCAAGAAGTACGAGAAGGACACCTGGTGGAAGTCGGTCAAGGGCGAATACAGCGGTCTGGTGGCGACCCACACGCGCGACGAGGTCATGGCCGAGTTCAAGAAATACGATTACGAAGTGAGCTGGGACTACGACCCGATGCCGGTGCTGCGCACGCTCAAGACTCCGCAGCTGTGGGTGCTCGGCGGCGACGACATCGAGGCGCCGTCGGAGGAAACCCAAAAGCGCCTGACCGCGCTGGGCCGCGCCGGCCGTCCGATCACCACCGTGGTGTTCCCGCAGGCCGATCACGGCATCCTGGAATTCGAAAAGGACGCCAAGGGCGAGCGCACGCACACCCGCACCGCCGACGGCTATCTGCGCATGCTGTTGGACTGGATCAAGCGCGGCCAGCTCGACGGTTGGCCGTACGGCACGGCGAAGCAGCTGGCCGGGCCGAAGTGA
- a CDS encoding Lrp/AsnC family transcriptional regulator yields MTTIELDRTDIVLLAELQRDGRLTNAELAERVHLSASACLRRVQRLEREGVIRGYRAEVDAARLGLGLQAFVRVRLGRHDSEAVAAFAEFVGAWDEVVACYALTGDMDYLLQIVVRDLEHLSRFLLDRLLNQAGGADINSSLVLRTVKEFKALPLPGK; encoded by the coding sequence ATGACCACCATCGAACTGGACCGCACCGACATCGTCCTGCTGGCCGAATTGCAGCGCGACGGCCGCCTCACCAACGCCGAACTGGCCGAGCGCGTGCACCTCTCGGCTTCGGCCTGCCTGCGCCGGGTGCAGCGGCTGGAACGCGAGGGCGTGATCCGCGGTTACCGCGCCGAAGTCGACGCCGCGCGCCTGGGCCTGGGCCTGCAGGCCTTCGTGCGCGTGCGCCTGGGCCGCCACGACAGCGAGGCGGTGGCCGCCTTCGCCGAATTCGTCGGCGCCTGGGACGAAGTGGTCGCCTGCTACGCGCTGACCGGCGACATGGACTACCTGCTGCAGATCGTCGTGCGCGACCTCGAACACCTCTCGCGCTTCCTGCTCGACCGCCTGCTCAATCAGGCCGGCGGCGCCGACATCAATTCCAGTCTGGTGCTGCGCACGGTGAAGGAATTCAAGGCGCTGCCGCTGCCGGGCAAGTGA
- a CDS encoding carboxypeptidase-like regulatory domain-containing protein: protein MIALAPPSRRRLAAALALALTASAPAAAAQDAPAGEYRDRIIAPQTLAPLPPDPEDERDDSGLPRSLRIGFDYARNERGDETYDERGLSLGGYWETADWGSFSLDATALRRNGRMDARGWSGAATLWQRGVYLDGGWRGDNGLGVLATPAPELQRNQYRFYLPSVAMAGVSSQWSRDADGRSVYAAFGRAGVFDGTRTVGFDLADGEVAALGGQWRPAEHWTASASLLSTAGRIAPDDRGDASFVPGATQAGHWAARWSSGADSVQFNLLSSHGRDGDASGGWIDASARRGRFRHDAGVFSLDPGLAWGALPINQDARGGYYRLGYQYGRWLWNAGLDEIRSISGRGFDGRYATAFARYQASTRLGYGASASLRHADRGGDAYSLQGFADYRSDWGQTRVQLDRADAGGGERSWQASVDQALPLPEGQHLSVSLAYAELGQRGLDPTHSASVSLYGGLRLGQRWSLDGNARWTRGDGPSATRGSDINLSLSGALARGWSLSAALYQSRGWQRSPFLLDPLAVDSPLQRLPRERSALLTLRYDWQAGRPLPVLGAAPGAASGDIAGVVFLDDNGDGVRAASELPAANVTVVLDGRWSARTDSSGAFAFSRVSVGEHRVQVLADNLPLPWSLSEAPATVRVSVRDAARLEIGATRPR from the coding sequence ATGATCGCTCTCGCCCCGCCGTCGCGCCGCCGCCTCGCCGCGGCGCTGGCGCTCGCCCTGACCGCGTCCGCTCCGGCGGCCGCGGCGCAGGACGCGCCCGCCGGCGAGTACCGCGACCGCATCATCGCCCCGCAAACGCTGGCGCCGCTGCCGCCGGACCCGGAAGACGAACGCGACGACAGCGGCCTGCCGCGTTCGCTGCGCATCGGCTTCGACTACGCCCGCAACGAACGCGGCGACGAGACCTACGACGAACGCGGCCTCAGCCTCGGCGGCTATTGGGAAACCGCGGACTGGGGCAGTTTCTCGCTCGACGCCACCGCCTTGCGCCGCAACGGCCGCATGGATGCGCGCGGCTGGAGCGGCGCGGCCACGCTGTGGCAGCGCGGCGTCTACCTCGACGGCGGCTGGCGCGGCGACAACGGCCTGGGCGTGCTCGCCACCCCGGCGCCGGAGCTGCAACGCAACCAATACCGCTTCTATCTGCCCTCGGTGGCGATGGCCGGCGTCAGCAGCCAATGGAGCCGCGACGCCGACGGCCGCAGCGTCTACGCCGCGTTCGGCCGCGCCGGCGTGTTCGACGGCACCCGCACGGTCGGCTTCGACTTGGCCGACGGCGAGGTCGCCGCGCTCGGCGGGCAATGGCGGCCGGCCGAACACTGGACCGCGTCGGCCTCGCTGCTGAGCACCGCCGGCCGGATCGCGCCGGACGACCGCGGCGACGCGTCGTTCGTGCCCGGCGCGACCCAGGCCGGGCATTGGGCCGCGCGCTGGAGTTCGGGCGCCGACTCGGTGCAGTTCAATCTGCTGAGCAGCCACGGCCGCGACGGCGACGCCAGCGGCGGCTGGATCGACGCCAGCGCGCGCCGCGGCCGCTTCCGCCACGACGCCGGCGTGTTCTCGCTCGACCCGGGCTTGGCCTGGGGCGCGCTGCCGATCAACCAAGACGCGCGCGGCGGCTACTACCGTCTCGGCTACCAATACGGGCGCTGGCTGTGGAACGCCGGCCTCGACGAAATCCGTTCGATCAGCGGCCGCGGCTTCGACGGCCGCTACGCCACCGCGTTCGCGCGCTATCAGGCCAGCACCCGCCTGGGCTACGGCGCCAGCGCCAGCTTGCGCCACGCCGATCGCGGCGGCGACGCCTACTCGCTGCAAGGCTTCGCCGATTACCGCAGCGATTGGGGCCAGACCCGCGTCCAGCTCGACCGCGCCGATGCCGGCGGCGGCGAGCGCAGCTGGCAGGCCAGCGTCGATCAAGCGCTGCCGTTGCCGGAAGGCCAGCACTTGTCGGTGTCGCTGGCCTACGCCGAACTCGGCCAGCGCGGCCTCGACCCCACCCACAGCGCCAGCGTGTCGCTGTACGGCGGCCTGCGTTTGGGCCAGCGCTGGAGCCTCGACGGCAACGCGCGCTGGACCCGCGGCGACGGCCCGTCGGCGACGCGCGGCAGCGACATCAACCTCAGCCTGAGCGGCGCCTTGGCGCGCGGCTGGTCGCTGAGCGCCGCGCTGTACCAAAGCCGCGGCTGGCAGCGCTCGCCGTTCCTGCTCGACCCGCTGGCCGTGGATTCGCCGCTGCAACGCCTGCCGCGCGAACGCTCGGCGCTGCTGACCTTGCGCTACGACTGGCAAGCCGGCCGCCCGCTGCCGGTGCTCGGCGCCGCGCCGGGCGCGGCCAGCGGCGACATCGCCGGCGTCGTGTTCCTCGACGACAACGGCGACGGCGTCCGCGCCGCCTCCGAACTGCCGGCGGCCAACGTCACCGTCGTGCTCGACGGCCGCTGGAGCGCGCGCACCGACAGCAGCGGCGCGTTCGCGTTCTCGCGCGTGAGCGTCGGCGAGCACCGCGTGCAAGTGCTCGCCGACAACCTGCCGCTGCCGTGGTCGCTGAGCGAAGCGCCGGCGACGGTGCGGGTGTCGGTGCGCGACGCGGCGCGCCTGGAAATTGGCGCGACGCGGCCGAGGTGA
- a CDS encoding DUF6622 family protein — protein MHATQLLQGTPLWVYAIFAVLLYLGLRRLRSGVQSLARVWAVPAVFIAWGLFGLAAHAGAPLETLARWFVGALAGGALGYGSLDPAALAFDHQRRLVRQPGSALPLLRNLGIFGAHYVLQVIAAIQPQLHDSALGWDLVVSGFSAGYFAGWAVRFLAGQRRAPQTDLAAMA, from the coding sequence ATGCACGCCACCCAACTCCTCCAGGGCACCCCGCTGTGGGTCTACGCCATCTTCGCCGTGCTGCTCTACCTCGGCCTGCGCCGCCTGCGCAGCGGCGTGCAATCGCTGGCGCGGGTGTGGGCGGTGCCGGCGGTGTTCATCGCCTGGGGCTTGTTCGGGCTGGCCGCGCACGCCGGCGCGCCGCTGGAAACGCTGGCGCGCTGGTTCGTCGGCGCGCTGGCCGGCGGCGCGCTCGGGTATGGGTCGCTGGATCCGGCCGCGCTCGCCTTCGACCACCAGCGCCGGCTGGTGCGCCAGCCCGGCAGCGCGCTGCCGCTGCTGCGCAACCTCGGCATCTTCGGCGCGCATTACGTTCTGCAAGTGATCGCCGCGATCCAGCCGCAACTGCACGACAGCGCCTTGGGCTGGGATCTGGTGGTGTCGGGCTTCAGCGCCGGCTACTTCGCCGGTTGGGCGGTGCGCTTCCTCGCCGGCCAGCGGCGCGCGCCGCAGACGGATTTGGCGGCGATGGCGTGA
- a CDS encoding M20/M25/M40 family metallo-hydrolase: protein MHRLARPFVRRSLALCCCAAFALAACQRAAPTASAPSSPAADSEAAQARRIEADVRFLADDLLEGRETATRGYDLAALYAAQRLQAIGAEPAGDDGTYFQAVPLLRAQRIDGGGGFRIDRATGSVSLKFRDEFLPQLNFASGENEVTAPAAFVGQAVFAPELEHDDFAGIDLHGKIAVFFAGAPKRFDHDRRAFYSSYLEKLAAVAQRGAVGAVVVATEDEEKRNPWARGALQWEKPGMRLRGSDGRAIDTFPQLRVVAQVSAARAAAVLDAGDRSAPGLFRQAREGTLRGYDLPGTLSLSSRNRIEPAQSRNVVGRLPGQDAALRAEHVVFTAHLDHLGIGAPVKGDAIYNGALDNALGVAVMLEAAQQLARETAPRKRSLLFVALTGEEKGLLGAHWFASHPSPAGAALVANVNMDMPVLLAPTTDAIPIGVEHSSLQAVLQRAAEQTGVTLSPDPIPEESIFIRSDQYAFIRNGVPAVYLIGGLSGSEAAKEQLGKFLRGEYHQPGDDVSQPIQYADAARLARLNARIGEAIADAPQRPAWNRGDFFAEKFGKAAKP, encoded by the coding sequence ATGCACCGTCTTGCCCGCCCGTTCGTCCGCCGTAGCCTCGCTCTGTGTTGTTGCGCCGCGTTCGCCCTGGCCGCTTGCCAGCGCGCCGCGCCGACGGCGAGCGCGCCGTCTTCGCCCGCCGCCGACAGCGAGGCCGCGCAGGCGCGGCGGATCGAAGCCGACGTGCGCTTCCTCGCCGACGATCTGCTGGAAGGCCGCGAAACCGCGACCCGCGGCTACGATCTGGCCGCGCTGTACGCGGCCCAGCGCCTGCAAGCCATCGGCGCCGAACCGGCCGGCGACGACGGCACTTACTTCCAGGCCGTGCCGCTGCTGCGCGCGCAGCGCATCGACGGCGGCGGCGGGTTCCGCATCGACCGCGCCACCGGCTCGGTGTCGCTGAAGTTCCGCGACGAATTCCTGCCGCAGTTGAATTTCGCCAGCGGCGAGAACGAGGTCACCGCGCCGGCCGCGTTCGTCGGTCAGGCGGTGTTCGCGCCGGAACTCGAACACGACGATTTCGCCGGCATCGACCTGCACGGCAAGATCGCGGTGTTCTTCGCCGGCGCGCCCAAGCGCTTCGATCACGACCGGCGCGCGTTCTACAGCTCCTATCTGGAAAAGCTCGCCGCGGTCGCGCAGCGCGGCGCGGTCGGCGCGGTGGTCGTCGCCACCGAGGACGAGGAGAAACGCAATCCGTGGGCGCGCGGCGCGCTGCAGTGGGAGAAGCCCGGCATGCGCCTGCGCGGCAGCGACGGCCGCGCGATCGACACCTTCCCGCAGTTGCGCGTGGTCGCGCAGGTCTCGGCCGCGCGCGCCGCGGCCGTGCTCGACGCCGGCGACCGCAGCGCGCCCGGACTGTTCCGTCAGGCCCGCGAGGGCACGCTGCGCGGTTACGACTTGCCGGGCACGCTGAGTTTGTCGTCGCGCAACCGCATCGAACCGGCGCAATCGCGCAACGTGGTCGGGCGCTTGCCCGGGCAAGACGCGGCGCTGCGCGCCGAGCACGTCGTGTTCACCGCGCATCTCGATCACCTCGGCATCGGCGCGCCGGTCAAGGGCGATGCGATCTACAACGGCGCGCTCGACAACGCCCTGGGCGTGGCGGTGATGCTGGAAGCGGCGCAGCAACTCGCCCGCGAGACCGCGCCGCGCAAGCGCTCGCTGCTGTTCGTGGCGCTGACCGGCGAGGAAAAAGGCCTGCTCGGCGCGCACTGGTTCGCCAGCCATCCGAGCCCCGCCGGCGCCGCGCTGGTGGCCAACGTCAACATGGACATGCCGGTGCTGCTGGCGCCGACCACCGACGCGATTCCCATCGGCGTCGAACACTCCAGCCTGCAAGCGGTGCTGCAGCGCGCGGCCGAACAGACCGGGGTGACGCTGTCGCCGGATCCGATCCCCGAGGAGAGCATCTTCATCCGCAGCGACCAGTACGCCTTCATCCGCAACGGCGTGCCGGCGGTGTATCTGATCGGCGGCCTATCCGGCAGCGAGGCGGCCAAGGAGCAGCTCGGCAAGTTCCTGCGCGGCGAGTACCACCAACCCGGCGACGATGTCTCGCAGCCGATCCAGTACGCCGACGCGGCGCGGCTGGCGCGGCTCAACGCGCGCATCGGCGAGGCCATCGCCGATGCGCCGCAGCGGCCGGCCTGGAACCGGGGCGACTTCTTCGCCGAGAAGTTCGGCAAGGCGGCCAAGCCGTAA